The Bacteroidia bacterium genomic interval TTTGAAAATTGAAAAATAGGGGTCAAAAAATAAATAGAACTTTTCTACCCTGGTTTTGAACCATTTAGCAGGTAAAAAATGCCCTAATTCATGTAATCCGATTAATATCGATAAACTTAAGATTAATTGCGCAGCTTTTATTAAGAATTCAGACATGGATGGGTTTCTTCAAAAAAAAGATGGCAAAGATACAAAAGCAAGACAAAAAGTTGAACTTTATTCTGTTTCAACACCTTAAGGCCGCAAGGATTTCTGATTTTTTGGGAATTCTATATAGCTCAAATGGTATAAGTGTTTGAAATTTAAATTGTTAGTCAGTTGTTGGTCTGGAAAAATATCGAACTCGGAATGAATTAAGGTAGCATAACGAAAATTCTGTCAACCATGGTTTCTTTACTAAGTTGGCGGGCCCCCTTCCGCCCATAAAGGCTTGTCAGATCCCTAAATAATCAGTAGGGCGTCGGGTCACGCTTTCGGCTGTAGTCCTCGTCCCCCTAGGCTAACGCCGTAGTGGGCCTGTGGGCTACTTGCCTCTATCGTTGCCCGAGGTGCAAACCCAAATGGTTTTACTTTTTACGAAGTTTTTCCTGTTCCTGAAAATAGAATTCGAAAAATCATGTTCCTTCCTGCCTGGGAAACTGATTTCAGAGGAATCTAAACTATTACATCAACCTAGAACAATGGAAAACGTCGTCTTTCATACCTTGGATATTCTACTCTGGTTGATCCGAATGACTTATAGAACCTTGCTAAACCCGGCTGATTGCTACCTTCAAAATCAAAAATTGAATCACTTTCAGAATGCTCCTGGATGAATCTGGCTAATAAGTAAGGTAAGGCTCCTGTTTCTTTTCCCCGCTGGGTATTTCCTGAAAACAGAAAAATATAATGTTTGTTAGACCAAACAAATAAAGCACCGGCAACTAAGTTGGAACCATCCCATACTCCCCAAACACAAGCTTGTTGTTGTTGTTCGCAAACCTCGACCAGGTTCTCCAATCGCTTATAATCCTGATTTTTCAAATGATTAAGTTCTTTGCCTTTATCCTCTCTGAATAAGTTGATAACAGATTGAATAGATTGGTTTTTCTCTAATCTTAATGGAACTATATCAGCCTTTTTAAGG includes:
- a CDS encoding aminoacyltransferase; this translates as MVHYLRHSEIDFQKWDQCLQQSTNGLIYAYSFYLNVACPGWNALVWNDYEAVMPLPVKKKYGIPYIYTPFFIQQLGVFSPKETSIIHFINAIPPQFKLVEYNLNWANKQLYPELPSWVTHHLSLNRPFEEISAQFDRTLKNNLKKADIVPLRLEKNQSIQSVINLFREDKGKELNHLKNQDYKRLENLVEVCEQQQQACVWGVWDGSNLVAGALFVWSNKHYIFLFSGNTQRGKETGALPYLLARFIQEHSESDSIFDFEGSNQPGLARFYKSFGSTRVEYPRYERRRFPLF